The following are encoded in a window of Variovorax paradoxus genomic DNA:
- the plsX gene encoding phosphate acyltransferase PlsX: MAAPFSPELTAAPAAITLAVDCMGGDHGPRVTLAACRAFLERHSEASLLLVGAPVALAGFADHPRARIVPASEVVGMDDPIEIALRKKKDSSMRVAIQQVKDGTAQAAISAGNTGALMAIARYLLKTLDGIDRPAIAPQLPNVKGGATTVLDLGANVDCDAEDLLQFAVLGSALVSALTGNESPSVGLLNIGEEAIKGSETIKKASQLLRTAANSKDLNFYGNVEGNDIFKGTTDIVVCDGFVGNVALKASEGVASMIGEFIRVEFSRNIFTKLVAVVAYPVLKAFKGRLDHRRYNGAALLGLRGLVFKSHGSADEVAFGHALDRAYDAARNNLLDRVRARIAHAAPLLARQESAAPADATALHA, translated from the coding sequence ATGGCTGCGCCTTTTTCTCCCGAACTCACTGCTGCGCCCGCCGCAATCACGCTCGCCGTGGATTGCATGGGGGGTGACCATGGGCCGCGTGTCACGCTCGCGGCCTGCCGCGCGTTTCTTGAGCGGCACAGCGAAGCTTCGTTGCTGCTCGTCGGTGCGCCGGTCGCACTGGCGGGGTTTGCCGATCATCCGCGCGCTCGCATCGTGCCGGCCAGCGAAGTGGTCGGCATGGACGATCCCATCGAAATCGCCCTGCGCAAGAAGAAAGACTCTTCGATGCGTGTTGCGATCCAGCAAGTCAAGGATGGCACCGCGCAAGCGGCCATATCTGCTGGCAACACGGGTGCATTGATGGCCATCGCGCGCTATCTGCTCAAGACGCTCGATGGCATCGACCGTCCCGCCATTGCGCCCCAACTGCCGAATGTGAAGGGCGGGGCGACCACTGTGCTCGATCTCGGCGCGAACGTCGATTGCGACGCAGAAGATCTGCTGCAGTTCGCCGTGCTGGGTTCGGCGCTCGTTTCGGCGCTGACCGGCAACGAGTCGCCTTCGGTAGGCCTGCTCAACATTGGCGAAGAGGCCATCAAGGGCAGCGAAACCATCAAAAAGGCGAGCCAACTGCTGCGTACGGCGGCCAACTCCAAGGATTTGAACTTCTACGGCAACGTGGAGGGCAACGACATTTTCAAGGGCACGACCGACATCGTCGTGTGCGATGGATTTGTCGGCAACGTGGCGTTGAAGGCCAGCGAAGGCGTCGCTTCGATGATCGGCGAATTCATTCGCGTCGAATTCTCGCGGAACATCTTCACCAAACTGGTTGCAGTTGTCGCTTACCCGGTGCTAAAAGCGTTCAAAGGTCGCCTGGATCACCGTCGCTACAACGGCGCAGCTCTTTTGGGCCTGCGCGGGCTGGTGTTCAAGAGCCATGGCTCGGCCGACGAAGTGGCTTTCGGCCATGCGTTGGATCGCGCTTATGATGCCGCTCGCAACAACCTGCTCGATCGCGTGCGGGCCCGCATCGCCCACGCCGCGCCATTGCTCGCGCGGCAGGAGTCGGCGGCGCCGGCCGACGCGACAGCCCTTCACGCTTGA
- a CDS encoding beta-ketoacyl-ACP synthase III, translated as MTPFSRITGTGSYLPPRRVTNDDLAKDLATRGIETSDQWIVERTGIHARHFAAPDVSSSDLGLEAAKHALEAAGRKASDVDLIIVATSTPDMVFPSSAAILQHKLGIAGCPAFDVQAVCSGFVYALTVADAMIRTGTARCALVIGAEVFSRILDFNDRTTCVLFGDGAGAVVLEASDEPGILASDLHADGKHVGILCVPGHVSGGNVLGTPLLHMDGQAVFKLAVRVLEEAARATLTKAGKTEADIDWLIPHQANIRIMEGTAKKLKLPREKLVVTVHEHGNTSAASIPLALDEAVRSGKVKKGETLMLEGVGGGFTWGAVLLNL; from the coding sequence ATGACCCCTTTTTCGCGCATCACCGGCACCGGCAGCTATCTGCCCCCCCGCCGCGTCACCAATGACGATCTTGCCAAGGATCTGGCGACACGCGGCATCGAAACCTCCGATCAGTGGATCGTCGAGCGCACCGGCATCCACGCGCGCCACTTTGCGGCGCCCGATGTCAGCAGCAGCGACCTCGGCCTCGAGGCCGCGAAGCATGCGCTGGAAGCCGCCGGCCGCAAGGCAAGCGACGTCGACCTGATCATCGTCGCGACCTCGACGCCGGACATGGTGTTCCCGTCGTCGGCCGCGATCCTTCAGCACAAGCTCGGCATCGCCGGCTGTCCGGCCTTCGACGTCCAGGCGGTCTGCAGCGGTTTTGTCTACGCACTGACCGTGGCCGACGCGATGATTCGCACGGGCACCGCGCGCTGCGCGCTGGTGATCGGCGCCGAAGTGTTCTCCCGCATCCTCGACTTCAACGACCGCACCACCTGCGTGCTGTTCGGCGATGGCGCGGGCGCGGTGGTGCTCGAGGCCTCCGACGAGCCCGGCATCCTGGCCAGCGACCTGCACGCGGACGGCAAGCACGTCGGCATCCTGTGTGTGCCGGGCCATGTGTCGGGCGGCAACGTGCTCGGCACGCCGCTGCTGCACATGGACGGCCAGGCCGTCTTCAAGCTGGCGGTCCGCGTGCTCGAAGAGGCCGCGCGCGCCACGCTCACCAAGGCAGGCAAGACAGAGGCCGACATCGATTGGCTGATCCCGCACCAGGCCAACATCCGCATCATGGAAGGCACGGCCAAGAAGCTGAAGCTGCCGCGCGAGAAGTTGGTCGTCACGGTGCATGAGCACGGCAACACCTCGGCCGCCTCGATCCCGCTGGCGCTCGACGAAGCTGTGCGCTCCGGCAAGGTGAAGAAGGGTGAAACTCTCATGCTGGAAGGCGTGGGTGGTGGCTTCACCTGGGGCGCGGTGCTATTGAATCTGTAG
- the fabD gene encoding ACP S-malonyltransferase produces the protein MKSFAFVFPGQGSQAVGMLDAWGDHPAVAETLREASEALGEDIGALIKNGPKEELALTTNTQPVMLVAGVAAWRAWLAEGGQAPSVVAGHSLGEYSALVASGVLTLAQAAPLVRFRAQAMQQAVPVGVGAMAAILGMASDKVIAGCAEATATFGPGSAEVVEAVNFNDPMQTVIAGSKAAVDKACELLKANGAKRALPLPVSAPFHSSLMKPAAEALREKLASVALAAPQIPVLNNIDVAVETDLDRIRDALVRQAAGPVRWVESVQALKLRGVTSIIECGPGKVLAGMVKRIAPELDAASVYDPATLADVRQSLAG, from the coding sequence ATGAAATCCTTTGCTTTTGTCTTTCCGGGTCAGGGCTCGCAGGCGGTCGGCATGCTCGACGCCTGGGGCGATCACCCGGCGGTGGCCGAGACCCTGCGCGAAGCCTCCGAAGCGCTGGGCGAAGACATCGGCGCACTGATCAAGAACGGTCCCAAGGAAGAGCTGGCGCTCACCACCAACACGCAGCCCGTGATGCTGGTGGCCGGTGTGGCCGCCTGGCGCGCCTGGCTGGCCGAGGGCGGCCAGGCGCCGTCCGTCGTGGCTGGTCATTCGCTGGGCGAGTATTCGGCGCTGGTGGCGTCAGGCGTGCTGACGCTCGCACAGGCGGCGCCGCTGGTGCGTTTCCGTGCGCAAGCCATGCAACAGGCGGTGCCGGTCGGCGTCGGCGCGATGGCGGCGATCCTCGGCATGGCGTCGGACAAGGTCATCGCCGGCTGCGCGGAAGCCACCGCCACGTTCGGGCCGGGCAGCGCCGAGGTGGTCGAGGCCGTGAATTTCAACGATCCGATGCAGACCGTGATCGCCGGCAGCAAGGCCGCGGTCGACAAGGCCTGCGAGCTGCTGAAGGCCAATGGCGCCAAGCGTGCGTTGCCGCTGCCGGTGTCGGCACCGTTCCATTCGAGCCTGATGAAGCCGGCGGCTGAAGCCCTGCGCGAGAAGCTCGCGAGCGTGGCGCTGGCCGCACCGCAGATCCCGGTGCTCAACAACATCGACGTGGCCGTCGAGACCGACCTCGATCGCATCCGCGACGCCCTGGTGCGCCAAGCCGCCGGCCCGGTGCGCTGGGTCGAAAGTGTTCAGGCCTTGAAACTGCGCGGCGTAACCTCCATCATCGAGTGCGGTCCCGGCAAGGTGCTGGCCGGCATGGTGAAGCGCATTGCCCCTGAACTGGACGCCGCGTCGGTGTACGACCCGGCCACTCTCGCGGACGTCCGACAATCGCTCGCCGGCTGA
- the fabG gene encoding 3-oxoacyl-ACP reductase FabG: protein MSIPKFEGQVALVTGATRGIGAAIALELAQRGLKVVGTGTTDDGAAKITQALSAFDGRGRALDVNDGAAVEALIDEIVQAYGAIHVLVNNAGITRDTLAMRMKDDDWDAVLDTNLKAVFRLSRAVIRPMMKQRYGRIISITSVVGASGNAGQANYAAAKAGVSGMTRALARELGSRNITVNCVAPGFIETDMTASLPEAQQQALLSQIPLGHLGKPADIAHAVAYLASPQASYVTGQELHVNGGMHM from the coding sequence ATGAGCATTCCCAAATTCGAAGGCCAGGTCGCCCTGGTCACCGGCGCAACGCGCGGCATCGGCGCTGCCATTGCGCTTGAGCTGGCGCAACGCGGCCTCAAGGTCGTGGGCACCGGCACCACCGACGACGGCGCTGCCAAGATCACTCAGGCCCTGAGCGCGTTCGACGGTCGCGGCCGTGCGCTCGACGTGAACGATGGCGCTGCCGTCGAAGCCCTGATCGATGAGATCGTGCAGGCTTACGGCGCGATCCACGTGCTGGTCAACAACGCCGGCATCACGCGCGACACGCTCGCCATGCGCATGAAGGACGACGACTGGGATGCGGTGCTCGACACCAACCTCAAGGCCGTGTTCCGCCTCTCGCGCGCGGTGATCCGCCCGATGATGAAGCAGCGCTATGGCCGCATCATCAGCATCACGAGCGTGGTGGGTGCGTCCGGCAATGCCGGGCAGGCCAACTACGCGGCCGCCAAGGCGGGTGTTTCGGGTATGACCCGCGCGCTGGCCCGCGAGCTCGGCAGCCGCAACATCACGGTCAACTGTGTCGCGCCGGGCTTCATCGAGACCGACATGACGGCCAGCCTGCCGGAAGCCCAGCAACAGGCGCTGCTCTCGCAGATCCCGCTGGGCCACCTGGGCAAGCCGGCTGACATCGCGCATGCAGTGGCTTACCTTGCATCGCCGCAGGCGTCGTACGTGACGGGGCAGGAACTGCACGTCAACGGCGGCATGCACATGTAG
- the acpP gene encoding acyl carrier protein, whose amino-acid sequence MSDIEARVKKIIAEQLGVEESQVTNEKAFVADLGADSLDTVELVMALEDEFGIEIPDEDAEKITTVQNAVDYATKNQKA is encoded by the coding sequence ATGAGCGATATCGAAGCACGTGTCAAGAAAATCATCGCCGAGCAGCTCGGCGTGGAAGAGTCCCAAGTGACGAACGAAAAGGCTTTTGTGGCCGACCTCGGCGCTGACTCGCTCGACACGGTCGAACTCGTGATGGCACTCGAAGACGAGTTCGGCATCGAGATCCCGGACGAAGACGCAGAGAAGATCACGACGGTGCAGAACGCCGTCGACTACGCCACCAAGAATCAAAAGGCCTGA